A single genomic interval of Lucilia cuprina isolate Lc7/37 chromosome 2, ASM2204524v1, whole genome shotgun sequence harbors:
- the LOC124419393 gene encoding bifunctional endo-1,4-beta-xylanase XylA-like yields TTWSPWPNTTWNPWPNTTWSPWPNTTWSPWPNTTWNPWPNSTWNPWPNTTWSPWPNSTWNPWQNSTANPPIVNTTWTPWPNTTWSPWPNTTWSPWQNSTAQPPTVNSTWNPWHNTTLSPIQNLTTTSPPLLNTTWSPVQNTTGNSNNITTTIAIATDSPNNKANPDTWWGKIWQKIMSIF; encoded by the coding sequence ACTACTTGGAGTCCCTGGCCCAATACAACATGGAACCCATGGCCCAATACTACTTGGAGCCCATGGCCAAATACAACCTGGAGTCCTTGGCCTAATACAACATGGAACCCCTGGCCCAATAGTACTTGGAATCCCTGGCCTAATACAACCTGGAGTCCATGGCCTAATTCCACCTGGAATCCTTGGCAAAATAGTACTGCAAATCCCCCAATTGTAAATACGACTTGGACTCCATGGCCCAATACAACATGGAGCCCATGGCCTAACACAACATGGAGTCCCTGGCAGAACAGTACCGCTCAACCACCCACTGTGAATAGCACATGGAACCCCTGGCATAACACTACCTTAAGTCCAATACAAAATCTCACAACTACCTCACCACCTCTACTTAACACTACCTGGAGTCCCGTTCAAAACACAACCGGAAATAGCaataatataacaacaacaatagcaattgCCACGGACTCTCCTAATAATAAGGCTAACCCGGATACATGGTGGGGCAAGATATGGCAAAAAATTATGtcaatcttttaa